From Manihot esculenta cultivar AM560-2 chromosome 18, M.esculenta_v8, whole genome shotgun sequence:
ATGTCCCATTTATGaatgtttttaatttatatcaagcATGTCTAGTATATTAGCTACTAATGTATAGAATTAAGTCCAACAATGGCAGTTCACCATTAATTACTTGCTACATTTTCTAATGAATTCTGTTGGATTTCTTCAGTAATTAATTCGCTGCGAGTTTTTCATTTATTACTCATGAGATGCTGCTTACTGCTAATAAAGATAACTAATGAAGCTGCTTCATGGTCATGATCATTTGTAAAGCCATTTCTTTGAGTCTTCCTAAAATGCAAAGCtgtttcaagattcagcttacaGTTAATGAAGACATTTGTATAATTTTTGTGGCTAATGTTCATTTAGCTTGTGGACTTTGACTTGGAAGTAAACAACATATTCATGATCACATGTTTGGCCAAAAATGCAAACCAGCATGTGCTAATATATTTGGGACATGTTCATGTTTCATATTAATAACTCATCAAAGTCCTGTCACACTTGTTAATAACTCGTCAAAGTAGCATGCTACACTGGAGGATATATTCTGACTTTGGATGTGGAAATGGAATCTTCACTCTTGCCTAATTCTTGTCATCCCATAAAGTTCGGAGAGCTCgcgtgaaaaaaaaaagaagcaaaaatcTAATCCCCAGTATGTAGTTTTAGCATTGACTGTCAGAAGATCATATTGGTATGAATTCTCTTGTCCTAGAGATCTAATATCTAATGGGTTTCAAATGGATATTGTAGTTTTTGAAGTGTCTATATAAGTACTTCCATTACACTGTGGAAATCTAATTGACTACTCAGATTCCTTAATAGTAGttcttaatttctcaattttttgTGCAAGTATGTATATATTCCAACATACTCTTACATTGAGCTCTAAACAGGAAGGAGAAACAAAATCTGAAGATAATGCATCAAAAGCTGGTGAGCCCTTTAATGTACAGTTGAAAGCATAGATATAATATAATCCTGTTTTCTAAGTTCCCAGTTCTATTAATTTACTTTATTGTCCTAGAACAAATGGAAAACTTGCCTTCTCTGCAAGGGATGCCGAGTAAACTGACACTGGAGGTTGTCCTTGACATGCTGCAGGGGTAAAATTGTATTATATTTCTGTTTCTGATGTACTAAAAAAAGATACTAGTTTATTTTATGTCCCGAGTTGTTTATGAATAGGACATGATTTTCTTACCTCAAATCATTCTTTCCCACTTAGCAGAGAAACACATGAAATTTTTGCACAGCCAGTTGATCCCCAAGAGGTTGGTAGTTCATATTCAATCTTGTGCATGCAACTCTTGAGACCCTGAAATAATTTTACTTAATCCataatacatacattactttCCTTTGAAAGGTGGTTGGCTATGGCAATATCATTAGAGAGCCAATGGATTTTGGTACAATGAGGGCTAAACTTCAGGAAGGGATGTATAAAAGTTTggaacaatttgaggttggctCCAAAATCAGAAGAATGTTTTGTCAAAAACTTCACTTAGTCTATGAAATGATCTTTAATTCTCTGAATTCTCCTGCAGCATGATGTATTTCTGATATCCAGCAATGCAATGAAGTTCAATTCTTCAACAACTGTTTATTATAAAGAGGTAggctttttatttacttttcaaATCTGTAGCTAGATCATAACAAGAAGATTTTCTGAAATATGCACTGATGCAAACATTATTGTTTCCAGGCTAGAGCTTTAAGTAAATTGGCTCAGAGTGTTTTCCATTTTTTGAGAACTAACCCAGAAAACTTTCAATTGGGGTTCTCGCGGACAAGGAGACATCCCGGTAGAAAACCACAAAGTGAAGCTGGAGGTTCGCACTCTAGGTCTGCTAAACTTGCTAATTCCAAAGATGGTGTTTCCCTTGATGATCCATCTATCCAGAGAACAGCCGTTTCTTTACCCCAATTTAAGCCTTACATTGGCCAAACAAATGTTGGCAATTTTCCTGGTAAGAGAAACTAATTTACTTGTACTGGAGTGCTTGAATATTGGAGTAGACATTACTTTATTTGGCAAATTGTAAATTCTTGAAGGGAACCAAAGAGAGATATTAAGCTTTAAAGTCCTAACTTCTGCACTTCAGGATGACCATCAAACCACTGACTACTAGCCCAGTGGCTGGGAATACTAGCTAGATTATGTGCATTTATTTATGCATATAAAGATGGAAACTTAACACAATCTGTTCTTGCTTGATGTCAGCAGAGTCAAGAGATGGTACGATGTTAAATTCCTCTGAAACTGACAGGCATATGACATACAAGTCTCAGAATTCCTTCTGCTGGGAAAATGAGAAGCTTGTTTCAACAGTTTATAATGCCCCCAAACCAACTCCCCATGTAAGTTTTTCATGTGGAGAAGCATGtgttttatttagaaaaaaggTGATTAGTTTATGttgttaatttttattcttattcGTATACTGATTGATTTGAGTGGATGGCTGCCTCAGGTTTCAAATGCAGGCTCCAAACATCCAGAGAGTCTATTGAATTTCATTAGAAATCTAGGGGCAGAAGCTCAAAGTGCTGCCAACAAGAAACTAGAAAAATGTCCAGCCGAACCCCCAAAAATTCTTTCCTGGActccaaaagcaccaaaacgcCCTTTTGGCGAAACTGCTGATATTCGACTTCCTTCACCTGCACTTCGGAAGTCTGCAGCTTATTTGAATCAGGTTAATGGTGGTCAAATGCCTTACAATATCATTTCTGGCCCTCCTGGTTCTTATAAAGGAAAGATGGTCTGTGccaatggaggaattaatatttCTGGAAGACAATTGAATCTTCAGAACAGTTTATCAGGACCAAGGCCTCAGACCACCGATGGTGGGCTCACTGATTACAATGTAGTTGGAGGGCAGGGTCCTAACAAAAGTGGGATTACAAATGCTTATGGTTCTTACAGATCCAGTGACAATATGGACCTTCTCGCAACTCTGACACAATTCAGTGGTATTCAAACTCAAGTTAACCACAATCCATCAGGTACATATTTTCCTCTTACAGGTTATGAAAATCTGTCTACTGCTCCATCGCAGATCAACAATGAATTCGATTCATGGCTGCTAAATAACCAGTCAGCCTATAGGCATGCTTTACCAAGCTAGTAAACTCGCAGGTACGAACAAAGTCACCACTGGATCCTCCTCAAGTATTGCTGCTCCGGCTTTTGCATTAAACCAAAACAAGCTAATGGAACGGAAACAACCTGCAGAATCATGGGATCTGCCTACAATAAGCTATCTTCCTGCCTTGCAAACAGAGGCTGCCAAGCAGATTCCCCCAGCCCAGAATGTGGTGTTGCAGCAACAAGTTGCATCAACTGAAGTAAAAACAATGAACTTTGTTGGAGGAGCTAAGCCCGAAGGTGATCAGGCAGAGGCTATTGCTCAAGGCTTTTGGAACGCTCTAAGGTCTTCCGCAACCGATAACAAGAAGCAGCCTGATTTGAATCTCCAACTTTGAGCTTAATGCCTCCATGCCCTGAATAAGATGAAGAAGACATTTTCCTTGTTTGTTTTTAGTAAGActtgataaataaataagtatatatataaagatgATATATTGGAATTGGCCTCTGGCCTGTTCTTAAAAATGGGTGGATGCTATAGCAGACATTTATAGAGTTTGTCCTAAAGTTTTAAAAGATTCTATAATCTGGTTGCCTTCATCAGGCTCAAACATCAGAAAGTGATTTGGTTTTAATTTATCTGCTTGAATCCTTGTGTTGTCCCTAGGCATTTCtttattgttttgttttgttatctgtTATATATTTTGTGTTTTGCAGGAAATCAAATGGCCAAGTACACGGTacgtcttttttattttttaaaggacATCTATTTTTtggcttttctttcattttttatttcaaaaaaaaaaaacagcatgtcaattttcttttctctaagGTTGCAGGACAAAATGTTTATgatgaaacaaataaaaaaataaatataatacagATAATTGCATATTtgcatcttttaaatttatcatatcAAAAAGGTCTCATGACATATATGTACAAAGTTTATTTGAAATATAagtttcagattttttttttttcatatattgtgGAGAAAGTTTTAAAAGATGTTTGAAAATAAAGGAGATGAAGCTTGAAGTGGTTACATGGCCAAAAAAATCCAAAGAATGAAAGAGGGACTTAGCTAGACTTTATTGGCAAAGCTTGAAACATGAAGATAATGAGAAAAGACATAATTTCAAGATTTGAAAAGCCCATAAGGTTTATTTAAAAGATCAAACATAAAATTCCtacaaaaaattcatttttcaaattttaagtgTTTGGAAatctttttctattattttattgttctatattggtcaaaataatttataaacctCCTTTAAATACTAAAACTTTCAAAACTTAAAACTAGTTTAGCTTGGGTGGAGATGTTACTACTATGATATCTGATTATGAAttctttatataatatattacatatataaaattatatttaggtataatataaaattttatatatgaaattttataatataaataatgttaaattatgattaaaatttcataaaattattgtaggatatttaaataattgagatttatatttaatatattttaatattaatttatattatatttaaaaggtTGGAGGTTCTGTttggatttaatttatatattttttttaatttacttggTTTCTATGTGTTTGGGCTTTGCTATGTTGGGCCATAGTGCCTTGTAATGGTTCCTCTATCAGGGCCTTTAATGCAagtatttgctttaaaaaaagaaatagttaACTACTTCtactattataatatttttagttaCATACTTTTTGCTTTTGTCTAAAATCAGTTTGCGTGAATTTTAAGGTAACAATGACAtttaaaagacaaaaaaaattcTAGCAATTTGACATTTTCTTCAGCTAATTCTGTCACAAATCAAacatccctttttttttttttcctttttgaaaGCAAAATGCCTATTTATAAGGCTAATTTACTATCTTTCTACCCAGCGGAACCACATTAATTTCTTAAGTTATTGTGGTCATTTTAAttgtaatattataattttaactataaatattatttattgtgaaaataaaaaatttattattttatattataataataaaaataaatataacgaATTAAACTGTTATTATTAACTTATAGTTATAATTTAAatctataatataataataaagacTTATGTCTTGCCCTTAAAAAGAGTAAATAATGGTAGAAACTCTTAAAATAAAACTCTAAAGAGTGGATATAAACTAACGAGTGACTCACTATATATTCATAGTATTTGATCTTCTTATTTCGACACCAATTTTAGACACTGACTCTGAAATATAACacgaaatattaaaaattaagattaaatttatttatgttcatattaaaatcatattaatCCGTTTAtaatacaataataattatgtcgTATCATTGGTCATTGGTTAGCCAGCTAATTTAGTTTGACACGTTTATAATACGTTTTATTATTTATCATATGTCGATCAGATTCATTACTTcattttaatccattaactcataattatattattaaaatatatatatatccaatagaaatattacttttttataaattatttttattttgtttattaaatatttatttatttatataatattatattatcttgcaattttttattaaaatattaacttattaaatattaaactctattaaataattaagctttttattttaatatattactaaatttatgaatattaaaaataaacatataaatttcagtattattttaaaaatattaaatttgtattaaaatatattaaataagtaaTATCGAATTGTCTCAATGTATTAAATGTATTGAATAGTATTAAATTGcattaaataagatatttcATGTCGTATTAACTCAAcacgattaaattaattatgttgtGTTGTATAATTCATGTGTTATTGTTTAGATTTTTGACATGATTTATAAATCGTGTCCAATTCGTGTTGACACGAACACGATCCGTGAACTCAAATTTTCACCTTTATTTATACTCTTACgtttagaattttattatttttattgaatattacATCAGTTGTGCAAAGGATAATGTGATCTTATACGAGCAATAGGCAATCCTCCTTCTTATTTTAAGGTGTGTTAGGCCTGATCCAAATACTTCTAAGAAAATTAGTCAATTGAAAATGTTGtcctatttaatataaaataacaaagaGAAAGtcatttaatattttgataatCTTAGTGACACCATCGGACGTTGAGTACATGGATTTTGTTAACGCCCTTTATTTTTAATGGTGTAATCAAATGATGAAAATTAAAGTGCAAAAGGTATAAACAAACCAAGTCCAAGTgaaattttaaagaatttaagctttattcgttaaaattttatttgaaatcgAGCCGAATTCGAATTTTACTTATTTCGAACTCAAACCgaatattaaaaagtttaaatttggcTTGTTTGGCAAATAAGTTTAGACGAGTCGAGTTTTTACCGATTTTAATCTTGAATAGTTCACgagtagtttaatttatttatatgtataataaattttagtttaaaactaataaatttaaaactaaaataattttagttaaattatctataaattagctcgtaaacttataaaaatgagcttttaaatcttaatgatccaaatatatgcaagtttaagagtgtaactaaattatattgagttgaattttaaaaaatttaggtttGACTATACGAAGAaattgagtttatttctcttgtGATAATAATTTCAGCTCACTTAACGAGATTGTTCACGAGTCTATTCACCAGTCTGTTCGTGAACTCAGAAACGAGCTGAGCTCACGAGACTTAACAAGCCGAATACTATAAAGTTCAAGTTTGGCTCTTTTACCAAACAAGCCTACAAATTAAGCTCGAATTTGATTCGTTTAAAAATCGAGTCGAGCTCAGTTGAGTTTTTATCGAATCGAATTTTGAGTAGCTCACAAACAATTTGGTTCATTTATACTCCTAGTTTTATttctt
This genomic window contains:
- the LOC110606964 gene encoding uncharacterized protein LOC110606964 isoform X1, producing the protein MVKKEVTPGSRKSARISAMEEKARMLAIQKQTKDEAICGGDASITSSSSATAKMGGRKCRSLQEFVTNCVTTSPHQEGETKSEDNASKAEQMENLPSLQGMPSKLTLEVVLDMLQGETHEIFAQPVDPQEVVGYGNIIREPMDFGTMRAKLQEGMYKSLEQFEHDVFLISSNAMKFNSSTTVYYKEARALSKLAQSVFHFLRTNPENFQLGFSRTRRHPGRKPQSEAGGSHSRSAKLANSKDGVSLDDPSIQRTAVSLPQFKPYIGQTNVGNFPAESRDGTMLNSSETDRHMTYKSQNSFCWENEKLVSTVYNAPKPTPHVSNAGSKHPESLLNFIRNLGAEAQSAANKKLEKCPAEPPKILSWTPKAPKRPFGETADIRLPSPALRKSAAYLNQVNGGQMPYNIISGPPGSYKGKMVCANGGINISGRQLNLQNSLSGPRPQTTDGGLTDYNVVGGQGPNKSGITNAYGSYRSSDNMDLLATLTQFSGIQTQVNHNPSGMLYQASKLAGTNKVTTGSSSSIAAPAFALNQNKLMERKQPAESWDLPTISYLPALQTEAAKQIPPAQNVVLQQQVASTEVKTMNFVGGAKPEGDQAEAIAQGFWNALRSSATDNKKQPDLNLQL
- the LOC110606964 gene encoding uncharacterized protein LOC110606964 isoform X3 yields the protein MVKKEVTPGSRKSARISAMEEKARMLAIQKQTKDEAICGGDASITSSSSATAKMGGRKCRSLQEFVTNCVTTSPHQEGETKSEDNASKAEQMENLPSLQGMPSKLTLEVVLDMLQGETHEIFAQPVDPQEVVGYGNIIREPMDFGTMRAKLQEGMYKSLEQFEHDVFLISSNAMKFNSSTTVYYKEARALSKLAQSVFHFLRTNPENFQLGFSRTRRHPGRKPQSEAGGSHSRSAKLANSKDGVSLDDPSIQRTAVSLPQFKPYIGQTNVGNFPAESRDGTMLNSSETDRHMTYKSQNSFCWENEKLVSTVYNAPKPTPHVSNAGSKHPESLLNFIRNLGAEAQSAANKKLEKCPAEPPKILSWTPKAPKRPFGETADIRLPSPALRKSAAYLNQVNGGQMPYNIISGPPGSYKGKMVCANGGINISGRQLNLQNSLSGPRPQTTDGGLTDYNVVGGQGPNKSGITNAYGSYRSSDNMDLLATLTQFSGIQTQVNHNPSGTNKVTTGSSSSIAAPAFALNQNKLMERKQPAESWDLPTISYLPALQTEAAKQIPPAQNVVLQQQVASTEVKTMNFVGGAKPEGDQAEAIAQGFWNALRSSATDNKKQPDLNLQL
- the LOC110606964 gene encoding uncharacterized protein LOC110606964 isoform X2: MVKKEVTPGSRKSARISAMEEKARMLAIQKQTKDEAICGGDASITSSSSATAKMGGRKCRSLQEFVTNCVTTSPHQEGETKSEDNASKAEQMENLPSLQGMPSKLTLEVVLDMLQGETHEIFAQPVDPQEVVGYGNIIREPMDFGTMRAKLQEGMYKSLEQFEHDVFLISSNAMKFNSSTTVYYKEARALSKLAQSVFHFLRTNPENFQLGFSRTRRHPGRKPQSEAGGSHSRSAKLANSKDGVSLDDPSIQRTAVSLPQFKPYIGQTNVGNFPESRDGTMLNSSETDRHMTYKSQNSFCWENEKLVSTVYNAPKPTPHVSNAGSKHPESLLNFIRNLGAEAQSAANKKLEKCPAEPPKILSWTPKAPKRPFGETADIRLPSPALRKSAAYLNQVNGGQMPYNIISGPPGSYKGKMVCANGGINISGRQLNLQNSLSGPRPQTTDGGLTDYNVVGGQGPNKSGITNAYGSYRSSDNMDLLATLTQFSGIQTQVNHNPSGMLYQASKLAGTNKVTTGSSSSIAAPAFALNQNKLMERKQPAESWDLPTISYLPALQTEAAKQIPPAQNVVLQQQVASTEVKTMNFVGGAKPEGDQAEAIAQGFWNALRSSATDNKKQPDLNLQL